Proteins from a genomic interval of Pseudoalteromonas rubra:
- the mazG gene encoding nucleoside triphosphate pyrophosphohydrolase, translating into MSAPLQQLLDIMATLRDPQKGCAWDQQQTFESIVPHTLEEAYEVADSIEKQDFSGLKDELGDLLFQVIFYAQLGKEAGLFEFEDIVKGLNDKLVRRHPHVFETPDSTLSDAELNAQWQAIKDKERSAKPVRFGDDVPLNLPALSRAAKIQKRAASLGFDWPTYQGAMDKVAEEITEVNEALSQDPLSEHSAEELGDLLFATVNVARHVKRDPEQLLRRASDKFIGRFSAIEGILAEQQIALSDASLAQMDDAWEEVKRRQRSGENN; encoded by the coding sequence ATGAGTGCCCCGTTACAGCAGCTACTGGATATTATGGCGACCCTGCGCGACCCGCAAAAGGGCTGTGCCTGGGATCAACAACAGACCTTCGAGAGCATAGTGCCGCATACGCTGGAAGAAGCTTACGAAGTGGCCGATAGTATAGAAAAGCAAGATTTTTCCGGGCTTAAAGATGAGCTGGGTGATTTACTGTTTCAGGTGATATTTTATGCCCAGTTAGGCAAAGAAGCCGGCTTGTTTGAGTTTGAAGACATAGTGAAAGGGCTTAATGATAAGCTGGTGCGCCGCCACCCGCATGTCTTTGAAACGCCGGATAGCACTTTGAGCGATGCTGAATTGAATGCGCAATGGCAGGCCATCAAAGATAAGGAGCGCAGTGCAAAGCCTGTCCGATTTGGCGACGATGTGCCACTGAATCTACCTGCCTTGTCGCGGGCGGCGAAAATTCAAAAGCGCGCGGCTTCTTTAGGGTTCGACTGGCCCACGTATCAGGGGGCCATGGATAAAGTGGCTGAAGAGATCACAGAGGTGAATGAAGCACTGAGTCAGGACCCGCTATCTGAGCACAGTGCTGAGGAGCTGGGAGATTTGTTGTTTGCCACCGTCAATGTTGCGCGTCATGTAAAACGCGACCCGGAACAGCTACTACGTCGCGCGAGTGACAAATTTATTGGCCGTTTTAGCGCCATTGAAGGTATTCTGGCTGAACAGCAGATAGCCTTATCTGACGCCAGTTTGGCGCAAATGGATGATGCCTGGGAAGAGGTCAAGCGACGTCAGCGTTCAGGTGAGAATAATTAA
- a CDS encoding trans-sulfuration enzyme family protein, with the protein MKKLHDQTNCIHGPHHFDDPHGALTAPLYQSSTFKFKDAAQGAARFAGEEAGYIYTRLGNPTTRELEEKLAQLEEMEDAAATATGMGAVSASVLSFLQQGDHLIASKALYGCSFALFAHMLPKFGIEVTFVDMTDPQALADAVQPNSKMLFAETPINPNMTVLDLAMLGQFAQQHKLISVVDNTFMTPLLQKPKHFGIDIVIHSATKYLNGHGDVVAGIVCGSAEHIELIKLTVLKDIGATISPHDAWLINRGLKTLHVRVARHCENAQKVAEFLDGHPKVDTVYYPGLPSHPGYRFLGEQMKGAGGVIAFEIKGGVSDGEKFINATELCTLAVSLGDPETLIQHPASMTHSPYTPEERQAAGISDGLIRISVGLEAVEDIIADLENAFLCI; encoded by the coding sequence ATGAAGAAGTTACACGATCAGACCAATTGTATTCATGGTCCACACCACTTTGATGATCCACATGGTGCACTGACGGCACCTCTGTATCAGAGTTCAACGTTCAAGTTTAAAGACGCGGCACAGGGGGCTGCGCGTTTTGCCGGTGAAGAGGCTGGCTATATCTATACCCGCCTTGGCAACCCCACCACCCGAGAGCTGGAAGAAAAACTCGCTCAGCTGGAAGAAATGGAAGATGCTGCGGCCACTGCAACTGGCATGGGCGCTGTATCCGCTTCCGTGCTGAGCTTTTTACAGCAAGGCGATCACCTGATTGCATCCAAAGCCCTGTATGGATGTAGCTTCGCTTTATTTGCGCACATGTTGCCCAAATTCGGTATCGAGGTGACCTTTGTTGATATGACCGATCCACAGGCACTGGCCGACGCGGTGCAGCCAAACAGTAAGATGTTATTTGCCGAAACACCGATCAATCCAAATATGACGGTATTGGATTTGGCAATGTTGGGGCAGTTTGCTCAGCAGCATAAGTTGATCAGTGTGGTAGACAACACCTTTATGACGCCATTACTGCAAAAACCCAAGCATTTTGGCATCGACATTGTGATCCACAGTGCCACCAAGTACCTCAACGGACATGGCGACGTAGTAGCAGGCATTGTGTGTGGCAGCGCAGAGCATATCGAACTTATCAAACTGACTGTACTGAAAGACATCGGCGCGACCATCAGCCCACACGATGCCTGGCTTATCAATCGTGGCCTGAAAACCTTGCATGTGCGCGTTGCACGTCACTGCGAAAATGCACAGAAAGTGGCTGAGTTTCTTGATGGCCATCCGAAGGTGGACACTGTTTACTACCCGGGTTTGCCGTCTCATCCAGGTTATCGATTCCTTGGTGAGCAAATGAAAGGGGCTGGTGGTGTCATTGCATTTGAGATCAAAGGTGGGGTCAGTGACGGCGAGAAGTTTATTAATGCCACTGAGTTATGCACTCTGGCCGTGAGTCTGGGCGATCCAGAAACGCTGATCCAGCATCCGGCATCGATGACACACTCTCCCTACACACCTGAAGAGCGTCAGGCCGCTGGGATTTCTGATGGCCTGATCCGCATTTCTGTGGGACTTGAAGCGGTCGAAGATATCATCGCGGACCTAGAAAATGCGTTTTTGTGTATATAA
- the relA gene encoding GTP diphosphokinase, translating to MVATRQSHQSGLPADFHARLALLNIAQEKRDRLDQVYALCPQDDSTTTLTKAIEMVEILAELNFDSESLAGAFLTPYFLSGQVELEAIEQAQGENVALLLKGVEQMASISTLAHQGKGSLQIDKIRRMLLAMVEDVRAVVIKLAEQICYLRAVKNASEEERVVAAKATANIFAPLANRLGIGQLKWELEDLSFRYLHPTTYKNIAKQLSDKRLDREAYMASMVELVQSKLKDAGIEAEVYGRPKHIYSIYKKMMQKNYEFDQLFDIRAMRVVVNEIQDCYGALGIVHTNWRHLHKEFDDYVATPKQNGYQSIHTVVFGPEGKTVEIQIRTQAMHQDAELGVAAHWMYKEGALPGRGSGYEQKISWLRKLLQWQEEVVDGSELAEELKNQVVEDRVYVFTPKGDIFDLPLGATPLDFAYYIHSNVGHRCIGAKVFGKIVPFTHKLSTGDQVEILTQKNPSPSRDWLSPSLGYVHSSRARSKIHHWFKQQDRDKNLQAGKEILDGHLQKLDLTYKDLDSAIERFNFKELDDLMVAIGAGDIRINQFLNYVQDKPEPMPKLKMSAPKKHKGDSNGIVVEGVGNLMSHVAKCCQPVPGDEIVGYITQGRGIAVHRADCDSFAHICEQHPEREIAVSWADEVRSSYAVTLHIEANDRHGLIRDISSVLANEKLNVMNMNVNTLDDKDVAIFTMKLEVGDLGAMNRLLTKLMQIEGVFEARRQH from the coding sequence ATGGTTGCGACTCGCCAGTCTCATCAATCCGGTTTGCCGGCTGATTTTCATGCCCGGCTTGCGTTACTGAACATAGCGCAGGAAAAACGAGACCGCCTGGATCAGGTCTATGCTTTGTGTCCGCAAGATGATTCGACCACTACCCTGACCAAAGCCATTGAAATGGTTGAGATACTGGCAGAGCTGAATTTTGACTCAGAGTCGCTGGCCGGGGCATTTTTGACCCCTTATTTTTTGTCCGGGCAGGTTGAGCTTGAGGCTATTGAGCAGGCACAAGGTGAAAATGTCGCTTTATTGCTCAAAGGCGTTGAGCAAATGGCCTCGATCAGTACGCTGGCACACCAGGGGAAGGGCAGCCTGCAAATCGACAAAATTCGTCGCATGTTATTGGCCATGGTGGAAGATGTGCGTGCTGTGGTGATCAAGCTGGCTGAGCAGATCTGCTACCTGCGCGCGGTAAAAAATGCTTCTGAAGAAGAGCGTGTGGTGGCCGCCAAAGCGACGGCCAATATTTTTGCGCCGCTGGCAAATCGGCTGGGAATAGGACAACTCAAATGGGAGCTCGAAGATCTCTCATTTCGCTATTTGCATCCGACAACCTATAAAAACATTGCCAAGCAGCTGTCAGACAAACGCCTTGATCGTGAAGCCTATATGGCCAGTATGGTGGAGTTGGTTCAGAGTAAGCTTAAAGACGCCGGGATAGAGGCTGAAGTGTACGGCCGTCCTAAGCATATTTACAGCATCTATAAGAAAATGATGCAAAAGAATTATGAGTTTGATCAGCTGTTTGATATCCGCGCCATGCGGGTGGTGGTCAATGAAATTCAGGATTGTTATGGTGCGCTGGGCATAGTGCACACCAATTGGCGCCATCTGCACAAAGAGTTTGATGACTATGTTGCGACTCCTAAACAGAATGGTTACCAGTCTATCCACACCGTTGTTTTCGGCCCTGAGGGTAAAACCGTTGAGATCCAGATCCGTACCCAGGCTATGCATCAGGATGCAGAGCTGGGGGTTGCAGCGCACTGGATGTATAAAGAAGGTGCTTTGCCGGGTCGTGGTTCGGGGTACGAGCAAAAGATCAGCTGGCTGAGAAAACTGCTGCAATGGCAAGAAGAAGTGGTTGATGGCAGTGAGCTGGCTGAAGAGTTAAAAAACCAGGTTGTGGAAGACAGAGTGTATGTCTTTACCCCCAAAGGCGATATTTTTGATCTGCCACTGGGCGCCACGCCACTGGATTTTGCTTACTATATTCATTCCAATGTCGGACACCGCTGCATTGGTGCCAAGGTATTTGGTAAAATCGTGCCGTTTACCCATAAGTTATCGACTGGCGATCAGGTTGAGATACTGACCCAGAAAAACCCCTCGCCAAGCCGGGACTGGCTCAGTCCGTCTCTCGGGTATGTGCACTCATCCAGAGCGCGCAGCAAGATACATCACTGGTTTAAACAACAAGACAGAGACAAAAACCTGCAGGCTGGTAAAGAGATCCTGGATGGGCACCTGCAAAAGCTGGATTTGACTTATAAGGATCTGGACTCAGCCATTGAACGGTTTAATTTTAAAGAACTCGATGATTTAATGGTGGCCATTGGGGCCGGTGATATTCGTATTAATCAGTTCCTGAACTACGTGCAGGACAAGCCAGAGCCGATGCCTAAGCTCAAAATGAGCGCGCCGAAGAAACACAAAGGCGATAGCAATGGCATTGTGGTAGAGGGCGTTGGCAACTTGATGAGCCATGTTGCCAAATGCTGTCAGCCCGTGCCCGGTGATGAAATCGTGGGTTATATTACTCAGGGTCGGGGCATTGCGGTGCATCGCGCCGACTGTGACTCTTTTGCCCATATTTGTGAGCAGCATCCCGAGCGGGAAATTGCCGTTAGCTGGGCGGATGAAGTTCGTTCCAGTTATGCCGTGACCCTGCATATTGAAGCCAACGATCGTCATGGCCTGATCCGCGACATCAGCTCGGTACTGGCCAACGAAAAACTCAATGTGATGAATATGAACGTCAATACCCTGGATGACAAAGATGTTGCGATTTTCACGATGAAACTGGAAGTCGGCGATCTGGGAGCAATGAATCGCTTACTCACTAAGCTGATGCAGATTGAAGGTGTATTTGAAGCCAGGAGACAACACTGA
- the barA gene encoding two-component sensor histidine kinase BarA has protein sequence MSKLSLRDSVLVLTLIPTVLIGLVLGGYFTINRYVELEQILKQQGTSLANTLAMTVEQPLADKDKARLHRVITTTHNQHGNFVNSIALFNEDNQLLLTSNYHNDFNQLHYRGNVTELHATEIVQYLNRYIIFAPVKLQQQPASDWQNAHTRTTAVLMIELSKDQAIIGQQQALLFSGAIIMVALLLSAFVSTRLSRMFSTPLSHLLLATDKLLEGKTKIGVEQPMQGEFDLLREGLITISEKMVLQRDEMQKHIDQATCDYRETLEQYETQNIQLNIAKKEAQVANRVKSDFLAKMSHELRTPLNGVIGFTRQLYKTPLNKHQKDYLDTIELSANSLLTIISDILDFSKLEAGAMELESIQFQLRDAVNEVMTLLAPSAYEKQLELSIAINRQVPDNLVGDPTRFKQVLINLISNAVKFTEKGSVKVDISHRLKGDSQTSLLISVSDTGLGIAQEKQDTLFTPFAQADSSITRKFGGTGLGLIITKHIVEAMSGRITLNSAPGNGSCFTFNAIFNLPSRLFDDDLPTKPLENKRVLYFEPQEHTRNAVQAQLEDWAMQVTCCKNEDTFFAALEQEFRYDICLIGNMATVDDMQTVKAYITQAREMADYLYLMVNTISHNMRESLIGSGADACISKPMHHRKLCDMLAAPYRLDHPSVSIDDTDLAHLPLKVMIADDNDANLKLLYTLLEEQVDTIDTAHNGAQAVSLCKSQKYDLIFMDIQMPIMDGITACRTIKESSLNDDTPIIAVTAHALTGEKEQLIKDGFNGYMTKPIDEDMLRQIICDHSPSLPPEKQKTQQPQVASIAPFESHLLDWELALQRAGNKPELALEMLDMLLQSVPETLEQLNGSAQQEDTQTLLTVIHKFHGACCYTGVPTLKNLAETLETALKQSRDFDYIEPELLELIDELEHLERDSQTVSGPTLTH, from the coding sequence ATGTCTAAATTGAGTTTGCGCGACAGCGTATTAGTGTTGACCCTGATCCCAACGGTGTTAATCGGCCTGGTACTTGGCGGCTATTTTACTATAAATCGTTACGTTGAGCTTGAACAAATCCTCAAGCAACAGGGCACCAGCCTGGCCAATACACTGGCAATGACCGTGGAGCAACCGCTGGCCGACAAAGATAAAGCCAGACTGCATCGGGTGATCACCACTACGCACAATCAGCATGGTAATTTCGTCAATAGCATCGCGCTGTTCAATGAAGACAATCAATTGCTTTTGACCAGTAACTACCACAATGATTTTAATCAGCTGCATTATCGTGGCAATGTGACTGAGTTACATGCAACCGAAATCGTCCAGTATCTCAACAGGTACATTATTTTTGCGCCGGTGAAATTACAGCAACAGCCTGCCTCCGACTGGCAAAATGCCCATACCCGCACCACCGCTGTGCTGATGATAGAACTCAGTAAAGATCAAGCCATCATTGGCCAGCAACAGGCCCTGCTGTTCAGTGGTGCCATCATTATGGTGGCCTTGTTGCTCAGTGCCTTTGTCTCGACCCGGCTGAGCCGGATGTTCTCAACGCCCCTGTCCCATTTACTCCTGGCCACAGATAAGCTCCTTGAAGGCAAAACCAAAATCGGTGTAGAACAGCCGATGCAGGGCGAGTTTGACTTACTCCGTGAAGGGCTGATCACCATCAGTGAAAAAATGGTGTTGCAACGCGATGAGATGCAAAAGCACATAGATCAAGCGACCTGCGATTATCGGGAAACACTGGAACAGTATGAAACTCAGAACATTCAGCTGAACATTGCCAAAAAAGAAGCACAGGTTGCCAACCGGGTGAAATCAGACTTCCTGGCTAAAATGAGTCATGAATTAAGAACCCCGCTTAACGGCGTTATCGGCTTTACCCGCCAACTGTATAAAACCCCGCTCAACAAACATCAAAAAGACTATCTGGATACCATAGAGTTATCTGCCAACAGTTTGTTGACCATTATCAGTGACATTCTGGATTTCTCTAAACTCGAAGCCGGCGCGATGGAGCTTGAAAGTATCCAATTCCAGCTCAGAGATGCGGTCAATGAGGTCATGACGCTGCTCGCACCCAGTGCCTACGAAAAGCAACTGGAGTTGTCGATTGCCATTAATCGCCAGGTACCGGACAACCTGGTCGGCGACCCCACGCGCTTTAAACAGGTGCTGATCAACCTGATCAGCAATGCCGTCAAGTTTACCGAAAAAGGCTCAGTCAAAGTCGACATCAGCCACCGCCTCAAAGGAGATAGCCAGACATCGCTCCTGATCTCTGTCAGTGATACGGGGCTGGGCATCGCTCAGGAAAAACAAGACACACTCTTTACCCCGTTTGCGCAAGCCGACTCCAGTATTACCCGTAAGTTCGGCGGCACGGGGCTTGGCTTAATCATCACTAAACACATTGTTGAAGCCATGAGTGGCCGCATCACGCTGAACTCTGCCCCGGGCAATGGCTCCTGCTTTACCTTTAATGCCATTTTTAATCTGCCAAGCCGCTTGTTCGACGACGACCTGCCGACTAAGCCGCTTGAGAACAAACGCGTATTGTATTTTGAACCGCAAGAGCACACCCGCAATGCCGTTCAGGCTCAGTTAGAAGACTGGGCAATGCAGGTCACTTGCTGTAAAAATGAAGACACTTTCTTCGCCGCATTAGAGCAAGAGTTTAGGTATGACATCTGCCTGATCGGCAATATGGCAACGGTAGACGATATGCAAACCGTAAAAGCCTATATTACTCAGGCCAGAGAGATGGCGGATTACCTGTATCTGATGGTGAATACCATCTCTCACAACATGCGCGAGTCGTTAATTGGCAGTGGTGCCGACGCCTGTATTAGCAAACCTATGCATCACCGCAAACTGTGCGACATGCTCGCAGCACCTTATCGCTTAGATCACCCCAGTGTGTCGATTGATGATACAGACTTGGCGCACTTACCGCTCAAAGTCATGATAGCCGATGACAATGATGCCAATTTAAAGCTGCTTTATACTTTGCTGGAAGAGCAAGTAGACACCATAGACACAGCTCACAACGGCGCGCAGGCCGTCAGCCTTTGTAAATCACAAAAGTATGACCTGATCTTTATGGATATTCAGATGCCGATTATGGATGGCATCACAGCATGCCGAACAATCAAAGAATCGTCACTGAATGACGATACCCCGATCATTGCGGTAACAGCCCATGCGTTGACTGGCGAAAAAGAGCAATTGATCAAAGACGGCTTCAACGGCTATATGACAAAGCCTATAGACGAAGATATGTTACGTCAGATCATTTGTGATCACAGCCCTTCGCTGCCACCGGAAAAACAAAAGACGCAACAACCTCAGGTTGCCAGCATTGCCCCGTTTGAAAGCCATTTGCTGGACTGGGAGCTGGCATTGCAACGTGCAGGCAATAAACCTGAACTGGCGCTGGAAATGCTGGATATGCTGTTGCAGAGTGTGCCCGAAACCTTAGAGCAACTGAATGGCTCTGCACAACAGGAAGACACCCAAACTTTACTGACCGTGATCCACAAGTTTCATGGCGCCTGCTGTTATACCGGCGTCCCCACGCTCAAGAACCTGGCCGAAACGCTGGAAACGGCATTAAAACAATCACGTGATTTTGATTATATTGAACCAGAATTACTAGAGCTAATTGATGAACTGGAACATTTAGAGCGGGATTCACAAACAGTATCGGGACCGACGCTTACGCATTAG
- the rlmD gene encoding 23S rRNA (uracil(1939)-C(5))-methyltransferase RlmD has product MAQIFRAGKSSKQRSKQVETVELQIDSLDHQGRGVCRHQGKVGFVDGALSSERVKARIHAQKSRVFEARTVKVLTPSDQRVTPFCEYYQQCGGCSLQHLDASAQLVHKQQAVSALFDKFAGATDLPWMSPLTGQTRHYRRAARIACIYDKQTDQVKLGFRAAGSKKIIEIDHCGVMVDAFADGFDALRQVLNSHPELRSVSHIQLCAADNGAFVLFRHTRVVSEQAKAHVAEQLAVHNWQLIWDDGKTDPSYEILPAYQSAGVTFEFKLNNFIQVNRDINELMLKQALDWLALSGQARLLDLFCGIGNFSLLLAKQANEVVAVEGVAESVAMARQNAHTNHIDTVTFHQFDLTQPLTEATWFHEALDVLVLDPSRTGAYEVLRQLPLTQFKQVLYVSCDPVTMARDAALLLEAGFVVDKIGLMNMFPHTGHIETMALFQRR; this is encoded by the coding sequence ATGGCACAAATATTTCGTGCTGGAAAATCTTCTAAACAACGTAGTAAGCAAGTCGAGACAGTTGAGCTACAAATCGACTCGTTAGATCACCAGGGGCGAGGTGTATGCAGACATCAGGGTAAAGTCGGCTTTGTCGATGGCGCATTGAGTTCAGAGCGGGTTAAAGCGCGCATCCATGCCCAGAAAAGTCGTGTTTTCGAAGCGCGCACCGTCAAAGTACTTACACCTAGTGATCAGCGGGTTACGCCATTTTGTGAGTACTATCAACAGTGTGGTGGCTGCTCGTTGCAACACCTGGACGCCAGCGCGCAGCTGGTTCACAAACAGCAAGCGGTGAGTGCTTTGTTTGACAAATTTGCCGGTGCAACTGACCTGCCCTGGATGTCACCTTTGACAGGCCAGACGCGTCATTATCGTCGTGCAGCGCGCATCGCCTGTATTTATGATAAACAAACCGATCAGGTTAAATTGGGTTTTCGGGCAGCAGGGTCAAAGAAGATTATCGAAATTGACCACTGTGGGGTGATGGTCGATGCCTTTGCTGATGGCTTTGATGCGTTACGGCAGGTCCTAAATAGTCATCCGGAGCTGCGCAGCGTCAGCCACATCCAGCTGTGTGCGGCCGACAATGGCGCATTTGTGCTGTTTCGTCATACCCGCGTAGTCAGCGAGCAGGCGAAAGCGCATGTTGCTGAGCAGCTGGCGGTACATAACTGGCAGCTTATCTGGGATGATGGCAAGACTGATCCGAGTTATGAAATATTGCCTGCTTATCAAAGTGCTGGCGTGACGTTTGAATTTAAACTCAATAACTTTATTCAGGTTAACCGGGACATTAACGAGTTGATGCTAAAACAGGCACTGGACTGGCTGGCCTTGAGCGGCCAGGCGCGTCTGTTGGATCTGTTTTGTGGCATTGGTAACTTCTCGTTATTGCTGGCAAAACAAGCAAACGAAGTGGTTGCCGTTGAAGGGGTGGCTGAGTCGGTTGCAATGGCACGACAAAATGCGCACACTAACCACATCGACACAGTCACTTTTCATCAGTTTGATCTGACTCAGCCACTGACAGAAGCCACTTGGTTTCATGAAGCGCTGGACGTGCTGGTGTTAGACCCTTCACGCACGGGTGCTTATGAAGTGTTACGCCAGTTGCCGTTGACGCAATTTAAACAGGTATTGTACGTGTCCTGCGATCCGGTGACTATGGCCAGAGATGCGGCACTGCTGCTGGAAGCCGGCTTTGTGGTCGATAAAATAGGCTTAATGAATATGTTCCCACATACAGGACATATAGAAACCATGGCGTTGTTCCAAAGGAGGTAG
- a CDS encoding 4a-hydroxytetrahydrobiopterin dehydratase, whose translation MSDLSAQKCEACRADAPKVSDAELAELIKLIPDWVPEVRDGIMQLERVYKFKNFKQAIAFTNKVGDMAEDEGHHPGLLTEWGKVTVTWWSHSIKGLHKNDFICAAKTDEIFAAL comes from the coding sequence ATGTCTGATTTAAGTGCACAAAAATGTGAAGCGTGTCGTGCGGATGCGCCTAAAGTGTCAGATGCCGAATTAGCTGAACTGATCAAGCTGATCCCGGATTGGGTGCCAGAAGTACGTGATGGCATTATGCAGCTTGAACGTGTTTATAAGTTCAAGAACTTCAAGCAAGCCATTGCATTCACTAACAAAGTAGGTGATATGGCGGAGGATGAAGGCCATCACCCAGGTCTGCTGACTGAGTGGGGCAAAGTGACCGTAACTTGGTGGAGCCACTCTATCAAAGGTCTGCACAAAAATGACTTCATCTGTGCGGCGAAAACCGATGAGATCTTTGCTGCGCTGTAA
- the phhA gene encoding phenylalanine 4-monooxygenase: MAKSSKYTSKQPNEQGLIEWTEEENQIWSELVARQLECIKGKACDEYLEGLQKINLPHDRIPQLHELNEALERETGWQVAPVPALIDFDEFFRLLANKQFPVATFIRSREEFDYLQEPDIFHEIFGHCAMLTNPAFAEFTHRYGQLGYAAEKKDRVYLARLYWFTVEFGLMQTDDGLRIYGGGILSSPGETQYVYSGEPEIKPLEVLDVLRTPYRIDIMQPLYYTINAIDDLFEISQMDIMALVRKAKELGLFEPKFPPKNKLAS, encoded by the coding sequence ATGGCTAAATCGAGTAAATACACGTCTAAGCAGCCCAACGAACAGGGCCTGATCGAGTGGACAGAAGAAGAAAATCAGATCTGGTCTGAGCTGGTTGCCAGACAGCTTGAGTGCATTAAAGGCAAAGCGTGTGATGAATATCTCGAAGGCCTGCAAAAAATCAATTTACCTCACGATCGTATTCCGCAGTTGCATGAACTGAATGAGGCACTGGAGCGTGAAACGGGTTGGCAGGTTGCGCCAGTCCCCGCGTTGATCGACTTTGATGAGTTTTTCCGTCTTCTTGCCAATAAACAATTTCCGGTGGCAACTTTTATCCGTAGCCGCGAGGAGTTTGATTATCTGCAGGAACCGGATATTTTCCACGAAATTTTCGGCCATTGTGCCATGCTGACCAATCCTGCCTTTGCTGAGTTTACGCATAGATACGGTCAGTTAGGCTATGCAGCTGAGAAAAAAGACCGTGTCTATCTGGCACGCCTTTACTGGTTCACCGTTGAGTTTGGTCTGATGCAAACTGATGATGGCCTGCGTATTTATGGCGGTGGGATCTTGTCGAGCCCGGGTGAGACCCAGTATGTGTATAGTGGTGAGCCAGAGATCAAACCGTTAGAAGTACTTGATGTACTGCGTACACCATATCGTATTGATATTATGCAGCCTTTATATTATACCATTAACGCCATTGATGATTTGTTTGAAATCTCACAAATGGATATTATGGCGCTTGTACGTAAAGCCAAAGAGCTGGGCCTGTTTGAGCCTAAGTTTCCACCTAAAAACAAACTAGCAAGTTAA